Within the Streptomyces sp. YIM 121038 genome, the region ATTAAAGACCAGGTCCAGTCCCACGGGCAGTCTTTCGGTCCTCTTGGTCGCTGCGGGTGGGGGGTTGGCTGGGTGGCATCCAAAGGAGGATGACGTGAAGCGCAAGCTCATAGCGGCTATCGGTGTCGCGGGCATGTTGGTCTCGATCGCGGCCTGTGGTGGCGACAGCGACGACGACAAGAAGTCCGGGGCGGACGGCTTCAAGGGCGAGACGCTGACGCTCTGGGCCATGGACGGCTCGACGCCGGACACCTGGACCAAGGACGTCAAGGCGGCCTTCGAGAAGAAGACCGGCGCGAAGCTCAAGCTCGAGGTCCAGGACTGGAACGGCATCCAGCAGAAGCTGACCGCCGCCCTCTCCGAGGAGAACCCGCCGGACGTCTTCGAGATCGGCAACACCCAGACGGCCGCCTACGCCAAGTCCGGCGGCCTCGCCGACCTGAGTGACCTCAAGGAGTCCCTCGGCGCCGACTGGACCGATTCGATCAACAAGTCCACGGTCGTCGACGGCAAGCAGTACGCCGCCCCGTGGTTCGTCCTGAACCGCGTCGTGCTCTACAACAAGAAGGTCTGGGCCGACGCGGGCATCAAGAAGACGCCCAAGACCCGTGACGAGTTCTACGCCGACCTGAAGAAGATCGGCGACAAGACCGACGCGGAGCCGATCTACCTGCCGGGCCAGAACTGGTACCACTTCGTGGGCCTCGTCATCGGCGAGGGCGGCGAGCTGGTCAAGAAGGACGGCGACAAGTACGTCTCCAACCTGGCCGACCCGAAGGTCGCCAAGGCCGCGGAGACCTACAAGAAGTTCCAGGCCCTGTCCAAGGCGCCGAAGAACAAGGACGAGGCCACCCCGCAGCAGGCCGAGGTCTTCGCCAAGGGCAAGACCGGCGCCTTCATCGGCATGAGCTGGGAGGCCGCCACGGCCATCAAGGCCAACAAGAAGATCGAGAAGGACATCGGCTACTTCACGATCCCCGGCGCCGCGGCCGACAAGCCCGAGGGCGTCTTCCTCGGCGGCTCCAACCTCGCCGTCGCCGCCACCAGCAAGAAGCAGGAGCTCGCCAAGGAGTTCCTGAAGATCGCCCTGTCCGACAAGTTCGAGGGCGCGCTCGCCAAGGAAGGCGGCGTGATCCCGAACAAGCAGGCCCTGGAGTCCAACCTCAAGGGCAACCCGGCCGCCGAGGCCATGGCCCCGGCCGCCGCCGGCGGTGGCATCACCCCGCTGATCCCGGAGTGGGCCGCCGTGGAGAACGAGCCCAACCCGATCAAGAGCTACCTGACCGCGGTCATGAACGGCGAATCGCCCGCCGACGCCGCCAAGAAGGTCGAGGGCGAGTTCAACAAGCGCCTGTCGCAGAAGCAGTAAGGAAGCGCCCCGCCGGGGGCGGTGACACCAGGGTCGTGCCCGCGACCCCCACCTCGCCGCCCCCGGCGCATTCCTGTGTGACGTGCCGATGAGAGAGATGGCGAGCATGACCGTACAGACCGAACGGCCGCCCTCCGGCCCGCCGGAGGTAGTGAAGTCGGGCGGCGGGCGCAGCGGGGCCCCGCGCACGCCCCGGGCCAGGGCCGGGGCCCTCGCGCCCTATCTGCTGCTGCTTCCCGCGCTCGTGGCGACCCTGCTGTTCCTCGGCTGGCCGCTGGTGAACAACGGGATCCTGTCGTTCCAGAACCTCAACATGAGACAGGTCATCCTGCATCTCACCGAGTGGAACGGCATCGACAACTACAAGGAGGTCCTCAAGAGCGAGGACTTCTGGCGCGTCACCGGGCGGTCGATCGTCTTCACCGCCATCAACGTCGTCCTCATCATGGCGCTCGGCACCCTCATCGGACTGCTGCTCGCCAAGCTCGGCACCAAGATGCGACGGCTGCTCCTGTTCGGCCTCGTCCTCGCCTGGGCCATGCCCGTCGTCGCGGGCACCACGGTCTACCAGTGGCTGTTCGCGCAGCGCTTCGGCGTCGTCAACTGGGTGCTCGCCAAGATCGGCTTCAGCTCCATGGCCGACTACGACTGGTTCGGCGGCCAGTACTCCACCTTCTTCGTGATCATCACGCTGATCGTGTGGATGTCGATCCCCTTCGTGGCGATCAACCTGTACGCCGCCACCACGACCATCCCCAAGGAGCTCTACGAGGCCGCGTCGCTCGACGGCGCGGGCGCCTGGAAGCAGTTCACCTCGGTGACCCTGCCGTTCCTGCGGCCCTTCCTCTACGCCACGACCTTCCTCGAGGTCATCTGGGTCTTCAAGGCCCTCGTCCAGGTCTACGCCATCAACAAGGGCGGCCCCGACCGGCTCACGGAGATCCTGCCCGTGTACGCCTACATCGAGGGCTCGGGCAACCAGCACTACGGCATGGGCTCCGCCATCGCCATGCTGACCATCATCATCATGCTCTTCCTGACCGCGTACCACCTGCGCATCGTGCTCAAGCAAGAGGAGGACGCGTGAAGCGCTCCTGGTTCGGCCGCACCTGGCCCAACGTCGTCGCCGTCGTCCTCTTCATCGGCCTGGTCTTCCCCGTCTACTGGATGTTCGCCACGGCCTTCAAGCCGACCGGCGACATCATCAGCGAGGACCCGGTCTGGATCCCCTTCGACTTCACCGTCGAGCACTTCAAGACGGCCGTCGACGCCGACCACTTCTGGCAGATGGTCAGGAACTCGGTGACCGTCACCGTCCTCGCGGTCGTCTTCTCCCTCGCCATCGCCCTGCTGTCGGCCTTCGCGCTCGCCCGCATGCGGTTCAAGGGCCGCCGGGGCTTCATCATCGGCTTCATGCTGGCCCAGATGGCGCCCTGGGAAGTCATGGTCATCTCGATCTACATGATCGTGCGCGACGCCGAGATGCTGAACAGCCTGGTGCCGCTGACGCTCTTCTACATGGTGATGATCCTGCCCTTCACGATCCTCACGCTGCGCGGCTTCGTCGCCGCCGTGCCCAAGGAGCTGGAGGAGTCCGCGATGGTCGACGGCTGCACCCGTATGCAGGCGTTCCGCCGCGTCATCCTGCCGCTGCTCGCCCCCGGCCTGATGTCCACCTCGCTCTTCGGCTTCATCACCGCCTGGAACGAGTTCCCCATCGCCCTCCTCGTCAACAAGGACCCGGAGTCGAAGACGCTCCCGACGTGGCTGTCGAGCTTCCAGACCGTCTACGGCGACGACTGGGGTGCCACCATGGCCGCGTCCTCGATCTTCGCCATCCCGATCCTGCTCCTCTTCGTCTTCCTCCAGCGGCGCGCCGTCGCCGGTCTGACCGACGGTGCCGTGAAGGGATAACGCACACTCATGAGCTCTACCGCATCCACGCCGGACGCCCTGACGCGTGACGCCCTCACCGTCCTCCAGCCCGGCTTCGGCGGCACCACCGCCCCCGACTGGCTGCTCCGCCACATCGGCGAGGGCCTGGCCGCCGTGGGCCTGTTCGGCCGCAACGTCGAGACGCCCGAGCAGGTGGCCGCGCTCACCGCGCAGCTGCGCGCCGAGCGCGAGGACCTCATCGTCGCCATCGACGAGGAGAGCGGGGACGTCACCCGCCTCGAGGTGCGCACCGGCTCGTCCTTCCCCGGCAACCACGCCCTCGGGGCGGTGGACGACACCGCGCTCACCCGTGGCGTCGCCGCCGAGCTGGGCCGCCGCCTCGCCGAGTGCGGCGTCACCTTCAACTGGGCGCCGTCCGCGGACGTCAACTCCGACCCGGACAACCCGGTCATCGGCGTACGCTCCTTCGGCGCGGACCCCGATCTGGTGGCCCGGCACACCGCCGCGTACATCGAGGGCCTGCAGTCCTCCGGCGTCGCCGCCTGCGCCAAGCACTTCCCGGGCCACGGCGACACCGCCGTCGACTCGCACCACGCCGTGCCGCACATCGGCGTCGACGCGGACGTCCTGGGCGCCCGCGAACTCGCCCCCTTCCGGGCCGCCATCGCCGCGGGCACGCAGGCCGTGATGAGCGCCCACATCAGCGTCCCGGCGCTCGACGCCGCGTACCCGGCGACGCTCTCCCGGCGCATCCTCACCGACCTGCTCCGCGGCGAGCTCGGCTTCGACGGCCTCATCGTCACCGACGGCATCGAGATGCAGGCCATCTCCTCGACGTACGGCATCGAACGCGGCACCGTCCTCGCCATCGCCGCCGGCTGCGACGCCATCTGCGTCGGCGGCGGCCTCCACGACGAGCTGACCGTACGCCGTCTGCGCGACGCCCTCGTGGCGGCCGTGCGCGCGGGCGAGCTGCCCGAGGAGCGGCTCGCCGACGCGGCCGCCCGGGTCCGGGCGCTCGCGCACTGGACCTCGGTGTCGGGCGCGGCCGGGCGTTCGGGGGGCGTGCCCGACACCGAGATCGGCCTGCGCGCGGCCCGCCGCGCCCTGACGGTCACCCACAGCGAGACCTACGCCGGTCCGCTGACCAGCGCCCCCTACGTCGCCGCCTTCACGCCGGTGGCCAACATCGCGGTCGGCGACGAGACCCCGTGGGGCGTCGCCGCCGAACTCGGCCGCCGTCTGCCCGGCACCGAGACCGGCTCCTTCACCGGCGCCGACGCGGGCCGCGAGGCCCTGGCCGCCGCGGGGGACCGGCGCATCGTCGCCGTCGTCCGCGACGCCCACCGCCACCCCTGGATGACGGCCGCCGTGGACCACCTGCTCGCCGCCCGCCCCGACACCGTCGTGGTCGAGATGGGCGTCCCGCAGGCCAAGCCCACCGGCGCCCTGCACATCGCCACCCACGGCGCGGCCCGCGTCTGCGGCATCGCGGCAGCGGAGACGATCACCGGCGCGTAGCACGGAGGCCGAGGGCCGCCAGAGACGAAGGCGCCGGCCGCCCCACCGAGTGGGGCGGCCGGCGCCTTGCGCGTACCCGGGTCCGAGGCCTAGAGCCCCTGCCACGCGGGCTTGTTGGCGTAGGTGTGCCGGAAGTACTCCGCCAGCTTCAGCTTGGACGCCGCGGCCTCGTCCACCACGACCGTCGCGTGCGGGTGCAGCTGGAGCGCCGACGCGGGCACGAGGGATGCCACCGGCCCCTCGACCGTGGCCGCCACGGCGTCCGCCTTGCCCTCGCCCGTCGCGAGCAGCACCAGGTGCCGCGCCTCCAGGATCGTGCCGATGCCCTGCGTGATGACGTGGTGCGGGACCTGGTCGATGTCCCCGTCGAAGAACCGCGCGTTGTCCACGCGGGTCTGCTCGGTCAGGGTCTTGATCCGCGTCCGCGAGGCCAGCGACGAGCAGGGCTCGTTGAACCCGATGTGCCCGTCCGTGCCGATCCCGAGCAGCTGGAGGTCCACCCCGCCCGCCTCGGCGAGCGCGCGGTCGTACGCCTCGCAGGCGCCCTGGACGTCCTCGGCGCTGCCGTCAGGACCCATGAAGGCCGACTCGCTCAGTCCGAGCGGCTCGACGACCTCCCGGAGCACCACCGAGCGGTACGACTCCGGGTGCCCGACCGGAAGCCCGACGTACTCGTCGAGCTGGCAGATCCGCGCCCGCGCCACATCCACGGCACCGCCGCGGACCTTGGCGGCCAGGGCCTCGTAGATGGGCAGCGGGGTCGAGCCGGTGGCGACACCGAGCAGGGCGTCAGGCTTGCGGCGCACCAGGGCGGCCATGGCCTCCGCGATGAGCTCGCCGCCTGCCTTGGCGTCCGGGACGATGACAACTTCCACGCTGGGCCTGCCGATCTGGAGAAGGGGGACGGTGTGGTATAGACCAATCTAGCAGAGCTGCCCCCAGGGAGCGCAGCCCTCTCACACCCATGCTTCCGGCTCCCCACCCACCACGCCCGGCGAACCGGGCACACCTGCGGGGGCGCCCCGGGGCGAGGACGGGACGCTTGCGGCGGGGCGGGCGGGGCGAAGCCTGCCTGGGCGGCAGCCTTGACCCTCCCGAGCTGAGGGCAGCGCCCCTGAAGCCCGCCGGAGCCGGGGCGGCGGTCCGGTGCCCCCCGGAGCTGAGGGCGGCGACCCTGAAGCCTGCCTGGGCTGAGGGTGCCGCGTCCTGAGCCCATCGAGGCCCGCCCGGCCCCAGGGCCCCGTGTCCGAGCCCCCTGAACAAGGAGCGCTCACGGCCGGGAGCGAGCAGAGTGGTACGCATGACCGTGACCCCCTCCTCCCCGTACAGCGAGCAGCCGGGCCGCATCATGTCCCGGGAGATGGCCGAGCAGCCCGACGTGCTGCGGCGCATCCTCGACGTCGGCGCTCCCGGGATCCGCCGGACCGCCGAAGAGGTCGCGGCGAAGCGCCCCCGCTTCGTGCTGCTCACAGCCCGCGGCACCTCCGACCACGCCGCGCTCTACGCCAAGTACCTCCTCGAAGTCCGCCTCGGCCTGCCCTGCGGGCTGACCTCCATGTCCACGACCACGGCCTACAGCGCCACGCCCGACCTCCGGGACGTCCTCGTCATCACCGTGAGCCAGTCGGGCGGCTCCCCGGACCTGGTGGCCTCCACCCAGGCCGCCCGCGAGGCCGGTGCCGTCACCCTCGCCGTCACCAACAACCCGGACTCGCCCCTCGCGGCCGTCTCCGAGCACCACATCGACATCCTCGCGGGCCCGGAGAAGGCCCTCCCGGCGACGAAGACCTACACGGCGTCCCTGCTCGCCCTGTACCTCTTCGTCGAGGGCCTGCGCGGGAGCGACGGCGCTCAGGCCGGTGCCCTGCCCGGCCTCGCCGCGGACCTCCTGGCGCGGCAGGAGGAGATCCGCGCCCTCGCCGCGCGCTACCGCTTCGCCGAACGCATGGTGATCACCTCTCGCGGCTACGGCTACCCCACCGCCAAGGAAGCCGCCCTGAAGCTGATGGAGACCAGCTACATCCCCGCCCTCGCCTACTCCGGCGCCGACCTCCTGCACGGCCCTCTCGCCATGGTCGACAACATCTCGCCCGTCATCGCGGTGGTGACCGACGGCAGGGGAGGGGAGGCGCTCCAGCCCGTCCTCGACCGGCTGCGCGGCCGCGGTGCCGACCTGGTGGTCATCGGCCCCAAGGCCCAGGTCGAGCAGGCGTCCGCCGGATTCGTACTCCCGACGGAGGACGTGGCCGAGGAGCTTCAGCCGATCCTGGAGATCATCCCCCTGCAACTCCTCGCCTACGAGGTCACCATCGCGCGCGGCCAGGATCCCGACGCGCCCAGGGCGCTGGCGAAGGTGACGGAGACCCGCTGACCGGCCGAGGCCCCGCCGGGGGCCGGGGTCGAAGGCGGGAGCCGGGGCCGGGACCGCTCAGGCCAGCGAGCCCCCCGTGGCGTCGAGCCACTGGCCCGTCACCCAGCGGCCGTCCGGCGAGGCGAGGAAGGCGACCACGTCGGCTATGTCCTCCACGGTGCCGACCTTGCCGAGGGCGGACAGCGCCGCCGCGCCCGCCCACGCCTCCTTGTTCTCCTCGCCGCGCAGCCAGGCGGCGTTGATGTCCGTGTCCACCACCCCCGGGGCGACCGAGTTCACCGTGATGCCCCGGGGGCCGAGGACCTTCGACAGATTCCGGGTGAAGACGTCCAGGGCGCCCTTCGTCATCGCGTACGTCATGATGTCCGGCATGACGGCGGCGCGGGAGACGCCGGACGAGATGTTGATGATCCGGCCGCCGTCGCGCAGGCGCTCCGCGCCGAGCTGCGTGATGAAGTACGGCGCCTTGGCGTTCACCGCGAAGAGCCGGTCGAACTCCGCCTCGTCGGTGTCCGCGAAGGGGTGTGACGTGCCGATCCCCGCGTTGTTCACCAGGATGTCGAGGCCGTCCGCGTGGGCGTCGAACGCCGACCACAGCGCCTGTGCGTCTCCCGGCGTCCCCAGATGCGCGCCGATCGCGAACGCCGAGCCGCCCGCCCGCTCGATCGCCGCCACCGTCTCCTTCGCGGCCGCCGCGTTGCTGCCGTAGTGCACCGCGACGCGGGCGCCGTCCCGGCCGAGCCGCTCGGCGATCCCCCGCCCGATGCCCCGGCTGCCGCCCGTGACGAGCGCGGTCCTCCCCGCGAGCCGCCCCGCCGCCGGTCCGGCCGCCGGAGCGCTCGCCCCCGGCGCCGTCTCCCCGAGAGCCGTCCCCGTCTCATTCCCCTTCAGCGCACCCATGACCAGGCGCCCCCCTCTTTCTCTAGCGGTCGCTACACAAAGACCGTACCCGATCTCCCTCCCTCTTTTCTAGCGCCCGCTATAGAATTTTTCCCATGGCGACGAAACAGCGAGGCAGGCCCCGCTCCTTCGACCGTGAGACGGCCCTGGAGAAGGCCCTGCGCACGTTCTGGGAGCAGGGGTACGAGACGACGTCCGTGTCCGACCTCACCCGCGAGCTCGGCATCGGCGCGCCCAGCCTGTACGCGGCCTTCGGCGACAAGCGGACCCTGTTCGCCGAGGTCCTCCAGCGCTACGCCGTCTCGT harbors:
- a CDS encoding SDR family oxidoreductase, whose amino-acid sequence is MGALKGNETGTALGETAPGASAPAAGPAAGRLAGRTALVTGGSRGIGRGIAERLGRDGARVAVHYGSNAAAAKETVAAIERAGGSAFAIGAHLGTPGDAQALWSAFDAHADGLDILVNNAGIGTSHPFADTDEAEFDRLFAVNAKAPYFITQLGAERLRDGGRIINISSGVSRAAVMPDIMTYAMTKGALDVFTRNLSKVLGPRGITVNSVAPGVVDTDINAAWLRGEENKEAWAGAAALSALGKVGTVEDIADVVAFLASPDGRWVTGQWLDATGGSLA
- the nagB gene encoding glucosamine-6-phosphate deaminase — translated: MEVVIVPDAKAGGELIAEAMAALVRRKPDALLGVATGSTPLPIYEALAAKVRGGAVDVARARICQLDEYVGLPVGHPESYRSVVLREVVEPLGLSESAFMGPDGSAEDVQGACEAYDRALAEAGGVDLQLLGIGTDGHIGFNEPCSSLASRTRIKTLTEQTRVDNARFFDGDIDQVPHHVITQGIGTILEARHLVLLATGEGKADAVAATVEGPVASLVPASALQLHPHATVVVDEAAASKLKLAEYFRHTYANKPAWQGL
- a CDS encoding extracellular solute-binding protein — translated: MKRKLIAAIGVAGMLVSIAACGGDSDDDKKSGADGFKGETLTLWAMDGSTPDTWTKDVKAAFEKKTGAKLKLEVQDWNGIQQKLTAALSEENPPDVFEIGNTQTAAYAKSGGLADLSDLKESLGADWTDSINKSTVVDGKQYAAPWFVLNRVVLYNKKVWADAGIKKTPKTRDEFYADLKKIGDKTDAEPIYLPGQNWYHFVGLVIGEGGELVKKDGDKYVSNLADPKVAKAAETYKKFQALSKAPKNKDEATPQQAEVFAKGKTGAFIGMSWEAATAIKANKKIEKDIGYFTIPGAAADKPEGVFLGGSNLAVAATSKKQELAKEFLKIALSDKFEGALAKEGGVIPNKQALESNLKGNPAAEAMAPAAAGGGITPLIPEWAAVENEPNPIKSYLTAVMNGESPADAAKKVEGEFNKRLSQKQ
- a CDS encoding carbohydrate ABC transporter permease, with amino-acid sequence MKRSWFGRTWPNVVAVVLFIGLVFPVYWMFATAFKPTGDIISEDPVWIPFDFTVEHFKTAVDADHFWQMVRNSVTVTVLAVVFSLAIALLSAFALARMRFKGRRGFIIGFMLAQMAPWEVMVISIYMIVRDAEMLNSLVPLTLFYMVMILPFTILTLRGFVAAVPKELEESAMVDGCTRMQAFRRVILPLLAPGLMSTSLFGFITAWNEFPIALLVNKDPESKTLPTWLSSFQTVYGDDWGATMAASSIFAIPILLLFVFLQRRAVAGLTDGAVKG
- a CDS encoding glycoside hydrolase family 3 protein, which codes for MSSTASTPDALTRDALTVLQPGFGGTTAPDWLLRHIGEGLAAVGLFGRNVETPEQVAALTAQLRAEREDLIVAIDEESGDVTRLEVRTGSSFPGNHALGAVDDTALTRGVAAELGRRLAECGVTFNWAPSADVNSDPDNPVIGVRSFGADPDLVARHTAAYIEGLQSSGVAACAKHFPGHGDTAVDSHHAVPHIGVDADVLGARELAPFRAAIAAGTQAVMSAHISVPALDAAYPATLSRRILTDLLRGELGFDGLIVTDGIEMQAISSTYGIERGTVLAIAAGCDAICVGGGLHDELTVRRLRDALVAAVRAGELPEERLADAAARVRALAHWTSVSGAAGRSGGVPDTEIGLRAARRALTVTHSETYAGPLTSAPYVAAFTPVANIAVGDETPWGVAAELGRRLPGTETGSFTGADAGREALAAAGDRRIVAVVRDAHRHPWMTAAVDHLLAARPDTVVVEMGVPQAKPTGALHIATHGAARVCGIAAAETITGA
- a CDS encoding sugar ABC transporter permease, producing the protein MTVQTERPPSGPPEVVKSGGGRSGAPRTPRARAGALAPYLLLLPALVATLLFLGWPLVNNGILSFQNLNMRQVILHLTEWNGIDNYKEVLKSEDFWRVTGRSIVFTAINVVLIMALGTLIGLLLAKLGTKMRRLLLFGLVLAWAMPVVAGTTVYQWLFAQRFGVVNWVLAKIGFSSMADYDWFGGQYSTFFVIITLIVWMSIPFVAINLYAATTTIPKELYEAASLDGAGAWKQFTSVTLPFLRPFLYATTFLEVIWVFKALVQVYAINKGGPDRLTEILPVYAYIEGSGNQHYGMGSAIAMLTIIIMLFLTAYHLRIVLKQEEDA
- a CDS encoding SIS domain-containing protein — its product is MTVTPSSPYSEQPGRIMSREMAEQPDVLRRILDVGAPGIRRTAEEVAAKRPRFVLLTARGTSDHAALYAKYLLEVRLGLPCGLTSMSTTTAYSATPDLRDVLVITVSQSGGSPDLVASTQAAREAGAVTLAVTNNPDSPLAAVSEHHIDILAGPEKALPATKTYTASLLALYLFVEGLRGSDGAQAGALPGLAADLLARQEEIRALAARYRFAERMVITSRGYGYPTAKEAALKLMETSYIPALAYSGADLLHGPLAMVDNISPVIAVVTDGRGGEALQPVLDRLRGRGADLVVIGPKAQVEQASAGFVLPTEDVAEELQPILEIIPLQLLAYEVTIARGQDPDAPRALAKVTETR